A single Deltaproteobacteria bacterium CG11_big_fil_rev_8_21_14_0_20_42_23 DNA region contains:
- the cdd gene encoding cytidine deaminase yields the protein MKITAHQKKLIAKAKIIRKKAYAPYSKFQVGAALETKSGKVFLGCNVENASYGLTDCAERVAVMKAVSEGSKSFSRIAIVANTDGPIAPCGICRQILFEFSPKMEVIMTNLKGDVSVACLSDLLPGAFEKSAVKKE from the coding sequence AGCAAAAGCGAAGATTATTCGCAAAAAAGCTTATGCACCATATTCAAAGTTTCAGGTGGGAGCTGCGCTTGAAACGAAAAGCGGAAAAGTTTTTTTAGGCTGCAATGTAGAAAACGCGAGTTATGGGCTCACCGATTGTGCCGAACGTGTTGCGGTGATGAAGGCTGTTTCGGAAGGAAGTAAATCATTTTCGCGCATCGCTATTGTGGCTAACACCGATGGGCCAATTGCGCCGTGTGGTATTTGTAGGCAAATTTTATTTGAGTTCTCGCCAAAAATGGAAGTGATCATGACAAACTTAAAAGGAGATGTGAGTGTAGCTTGTCTCTCAGATCTCCTTCCAGGTGCATTCGAAAAATCAGCCGTGAAAAAAGAGTAA